The region GCAGCACCAGCAGGATCGAGCCCACAGCGACGCGGTAGACCACGAACGGCAGGAAGCTGTGCTTGGAGATCCAGCTCATGAAGAACGCGATCACCCCGAGCGCCACCACGAACGCCACGCCGGTGGCGACGGCGGTCTCGCCGAGCGTGAAGACGCCCGGCTCATCCCAGCTCTTGAACAGCTGGTAGAAGCCGCTGCCGAACACGGCGGGGATCGCGAGCAGGAACGCGTACCGGGCGGCGGCCGCGCGCTCGTAGCCGAGGAAGAGCCCGGCGGTGATGGTGCCGCCTGAGCGGGACACCCCCGGGATGAGGGCGAGCGCCTGCGCGAAGCCGTAGATCACGCCGTGTCCGACGGTGATGTCCTGCAGCTTGCGGCGCTTCGCGCCGACGGCATCCGCGATCCCCAGCAGCACGCCGAAGAAGATCAGCATCGCCGCAACGAGCCACAGCGACCGGAACGTGGTCTCGATCTGGTCCTGGAACAGCAGTCCGAGCACCACGATCGGGATCGAGCCGATGATGATCAGCCACCCCATCTTGGCGTCGGGGTCGTTGCGCGGGACCCGACCGACAAGCGACTTGCCCCAGCTGCCGACGATGCGCACGATGTCGCGCCAGAAGAACAGCACGACTGCCGCCTCGGTGCCCAGCTGCGTGATCGCGGTGAAAGCGGCTCCGGGGTCCTGCGCGGACGGCAGGAACTCGCCGAGGATGCGCAGGTGAGCACTG is a window of Microbacterium terrae DNA encoding:
- a CDS encoding undecaprenyl-diphosphate phosphatase, with the translated sequence MLLEAIILGFVQGLTEFLPVSSSAHLRILGEFLPSAQDPGAAFTAITQLGTEAAVVLFFWRDIVRIVGSWGKSLVGRVPRNDPDAKMGWLIIIGSIPIVVLGLLFQDQIETTFRSLWLVAAMLIFFGVLLGIADAVGAKRRKLQDITVGHGVIYGFAQALALIPGVSRSGGTITAGLFLGYERAAAARYAFLLAIPAVFGSGFYQLFKSWDEPGVFTLGETAVATGVAFVVALGVIAFFMSWISKHSFLPFVVYRVAVGSILLVLLATGAVSAY